A single region of the Oscillospiraceae bacterium genome encodes:
- a CDS encoding arsenic transporter, translating into MLSFQKYRPHIALISALIYIILGCCGMYNMGIASAFGAIDFNVLLMIGGTMGIVTLFIESKMPARLAEMLISKVPNVKWAVTVLALFAGVISAFVDNVATVLMVAPIGLAISKKLNISPVSVLIAIAVSSNLQGAATLVGDTTSILLGGFADMNFLEFFFMHGKFGIFWGVELGALASIFVLLFLFRKQKEKISAEVETEVEDYFPSVLMIGTVVLLICASFLPAPTSNSILITIYNLRAGLICLALCIIGVIRACLKSKKAEPFIQVIKDLDKDTLLLLLGLFIIIEGITAAGVIDAAADLFYKIAGNNPFVLYTLIVFVSVILSAFIDNIPYVATMLPVIQSIAALMNSGAGAEPYVFYFGLLIGATLGGNLTPIGASANIAAIGILRKNGYTVKTSDFLKIGVPFTIAAVLTGYIYIWLVWGL; encoded by the coding sequence ATGCTTTCCTTCCAGAAATACCGTCCGCATATAGCCTTAATCTCAGCTCTTATCTATATTATTTTAGGCTGCTGCGGTATGTATAATATGGGTATTGCATCGGCTTTTGGGGCAATAGATTTCAATGTGCTTTTGATGATAGGCGGAACTATGGGTATAGTAACTCTTTTTATAGAGAGCAAAATGCCTGCCCGTCTTGCAGAAATGCTTATATCAAAGGTTCCGAATGTAAAATGGGCAGTAACAGTGCTTGCGCTTTTTGCAGGAGTTATAAGCGCCTTTGTAGACAATGTTGCAACTGTGCTTATGGTCGCTCCCATAGGTCTTGCAATATCTAAAAAGCTTAATATTTCACCTGTATCCGTATTGATTGCTATTGCTGTTTCCTCAAATTTGCAAGGTGCGGCTACTCTGGTAGGAGATACTACGAGTATTTTGCTCGGCGGCTTTGCTGATATGAATTTTCTTGAATTCTTCTTTATGCACGGCAAATTCGGAATTTTCTGGGGTGTTGAGTTAGGTGCTTTGGCATCAATTTTCGTTCTTTTGTTTTTATTTCGAAAGCAAAAGGAAAAAATATCGGCAGAGGTGGAAACAGAGGTAGAGGACTATTTCCCCTCAGTGCTTATGATTGGCACTGTTGTTTTACTTATTTGTGCTTCCTTTTTACCCGCACCTACAAGCAACAGTATTCTTATTACCATTTATAATCTTCGTGCAGGTCTTATTTGTCTTGCTCTTTGTATTATCGGAGTTATCCGTGCTTGCCTTAAAAGCAAGAAAGCAGAGCCGTTTATTCAGGTTATTAAGGACTTGGATAAGGACACTCTTTTGTTACTGTTAGGCTTATTTATAATTATTGAAGGCATTACTGCAGCGGGTGTAATAGATGCCGCCGCTGACCTTTTCTATAAGATTGCAGGAAATAATCCTTTTGTTTTATATACGCTTATTGTATTCGTATCGGTTATTTTATCTGCCTTTATAGATAATATTCCTTACGTTGCAACTATGCTTCCCGTTATTCAGTCTATTGCGGCGCTTATGAATTCGGGCGCAGGAGCTGAGCCCTATGTTTTCTATTTCGGTCTTCTTATAGGTGCAACCTTGGGCGGAAATCTTACTCCCATCGGTGCTTCCGCAAATATTGCGGCAATCGGTATCTTGCGTAAAAACGGCTATACGGTTAAAACAAGTGATTTTCTTAAAATCGGTGTTCCCTTTACCATCGCAGCAGTGCTTACAGGCTATATCTACATATGGCTTGTTTGGGGGCTTTAA
- a CDS encoding Na/Pi cotransporter family protein: MDLFDVLSLIGGLCLFLFGMNVMGDSLEKSAGDGLKSLLSKLTTGRMAGFFTGLCVTSVIQSSSATTVMVVGFVNSGVMSLRQAINVIMGANVGTTVTAWLLSLSGIEGDSLIVQLFKPTSFTPILALIGTLLYMGSKSHKKKDIGMILLGFATLMCGMDIMSSAVSGLKDVPEFRNILTMFSNPIFGVLAGAIVTGIIQSSSASVGILQALSSTGQITIGASIPIIMGQNIGTCVTALLSSVGTNRNARRTSVVHLSFNIIGTVVILTVYCTLNAILNLSFVNLSANQFSIAVTHTVFNVVCTALMLPASALLEKLSYKVIPEPAGNENEEEKVEIDQRLMATPAIAIERCRVLTEKMAHITQKGLTKAINLLDKYDVDEATKVRSYEKNADTYEDTLISYLVKLNTFPMSDKDSNESSKLLFVIGDFERISDHSVNLLESVEEIRNKEVPFSEQAKKELSVLTQAVSEIVDLAVNAFNNNDLDAAAKIEPLEQVIDSLKEQLRTQHISRLQKYECSIEAGFVWADLLTNLERIADHCSNIAGCIIEMAHDSMDVHEYLNKIKATSPEFAKMQQLYSQKYSIN; encoded by the coding sequence ATGGATTTATTTGACGTACTATCCCTTATCGGCGGTCTTTGTCTGTTCTTGTTCGGTATGAACGTAATGGGCGACTCGTTGGAAAAATCAGCAGGCGACGGGCTTAAATCACTTTTAAGCAAGCTGACAACGGGAAGAATGGCAGGCTTTTTCACAGGTCTTTGTGTAACCTCTGTTATTCAGTCATCTTCTGCAACAACCGTTATGGTTGTAGGCTTTGTAAACTCGGGAGTTATGTCCTTGCGTCAGGCTATCAACGTAATTATGGGCGCAAACGTCGGAACAACTGTTACCGCTTGGCTTCTCAGCCTTTCGGGTATTGAGGGAGACTCTCTTATTGTTCAGCTTTTCAAGCCTACTTCTTTCACCCCCATATTAGCTTTAATAGGAACCTTGCTTTATATGGGCTCAAAAAGCCATAAAAAGAAAGATATCGGTATGATTCTTTTGGGCTTTGCAACGCTAATGTGCGGAATGGATATTATGTCAAGTGCTGTTTCGGGTCTTAAGGATGTTCCCGAATTCAGAAATATTCTGACTATGTTCTCAAACCCCATTTTCGGAGTTCTTGCAGGTGCGATTGTTACAGGTATTATTCAATCCTCCTCTGCTTCTGTCGGAATTTTGCAGGCGCTTTCTTCAACAGGTCAGATAACTATAGGCGCTTCTATTCCGATTATTATGGGTCAGAATATAGGTACTTGTGTAACTGCTCTTCTCTCCTCAGTGGGAACAAACCGCAACGCACGCCGTACCTCAGTTGTCCACCTCTCCTTTAACATTATAGGTACAGTTGTAATTTTAACTGTTTACTGTACGCTTAATGCGATTTTGAATTTATCATTTGTAAATCTTTCTGCCAACCAATTCTCAATAGCAGTAACACATACAGTTTTCAATGTAGTTTGTACAGCTCTTATGCTTCCTGCCAGCGCACTTTTAGAAAAGCTTTCATATAAAGTTATTCCTGAGCCTGCAGGCAATGAAAACGAGGAAGAAAAGGTTGAAATTGACCAACGTCTTATGGCAACTCCTGCAATTGCTATTGAGCGTTGCCGTGTGCTTACCGAGAAAATGGCGCACATTACTCAAAAAGGACTTACTAAAGCCATCAATTTGCTTGATAAATATGACGTAGATGAGGCTACAAAGGTTCGTTCTTATGAAAAAAATGCAGACACCTATGAGGATACTTTAATATCCTACCTTGTTAAGCTTAATACCTTCCCCATGAGCGATAAGGACTCCAATGAGTCAAGTAAGCTTTTGTTTGTAATAGGAGATTTTGAGCGTATTTCCGACCATTCTGTAAATCTTTTGGAGTCTGTTGAGGAAATCAGAAACAAAGAAGTTCCCTTTAGTGAACAAGCTAAAAAAGAGCTGTCTGTTTTAACTCAGGCAGTTTCTGAAATTGTTGATTTGGCAGTTAATGCCTTTAACAATAACGACCTTGATGCCGCAGCTAAAATTGAGCCCTTGGAGCAGGTTATTGACTCCCTGAAGGAACAGCTTCGTACTCAGCATATATCACGCTTGCAAAAATATGAATGTTCCATTGAAGCAGGCTTTGTATGGGCTGATTTGCTTACAAACTTAGAAAGAATTGCAGACCACTGTTCAAATATCGCAGGCTGTATTATAGAAATGGCTCACGATAGTATGGACGTTCACGAATATTTGAACAAAATTAAAGCTACAAGCCCTGAATTTGCAAAAATGCAGCAGCTTTACAGCCAAAAATACAGCATTAACTAA
- a CDS encoding Lrp/AsnC family transcriptional regulator — protein sequence MIKKKILSLLEKNGRLTPAEIGVMVGINEQEAAAYIAEMEADKVIVGYSALIDWDKADKSSVHALIEIKVIPQKSQGFDSVAKTICKFEEVKNLYLMSGGFDLAVMVEGKSLRDVAMFVSERLSFIDGVTATATHFVLKKYKDSGVFFGAEDADERGCLGI from the coding sequence ATGATTAAAAAGAAAATTTTATCGTTGCTTGAGAAAAACGGAAGACTTACTCCTGCAGAAATAGGAGTTATGGTCGGAATAAATGAACAAGAAGCGGCGGCATATATAGCTGAAATGGAAGCGGACAAGGTAATTGTCGGCTATTCGGCATTGATAGATTGGGACAAGGCAGATAAATCTTCAGTTCATGCGCTTATTGAAATAAAGGTTATTCCGCAAAAAAGCCAAGGCTTTGATTCGGTTGCAAAAACTATTTGCAAATTCGAAGAGGTTAAAAATCTCTATCTTATGAGCGGCGGCTTTGACCTTGCTGTTATGGTTGAGGGCAAAAGCCTTAGAGATGTTGCTATGTTTGTTTCTGAAAGACTTTCTTTTATTGACGGTGTAACGGCAACAGCTACTCATTTCGTGCTCAAAAAATATAAGGATAGCGGAGTCTTCTTCGGGGCAGAAGATGCTGACGAAAGAGGATGTTTGGGAATATGA
- a CDS encoding aminotransferase class I/II-fold pyridoxal phosphate-dependent enzyme, with translation MIDYNKLLSKKIQQVKPSGIRRFFDIAEELSDCVSLGVGEPDFVTPWHIRRAGIRSLEEGHTHYTSNWGLMSLREAISEYLKRRFDMTYCAKNEIVVTVGGSEAIDMCIRAVVDNGDEVLIPEPSFVCYSPITSLSGGVPVALPTYEKDNFKLTAETLKKAITEKTKLLVLPFPNNPTGAVMEKEDLEKIAEVIRDKDILVLSDEIYAELTYKGKHTSISCIEGMWEKTIVVSGFSKAFAMTGWRLGYACGPREIIEQMTKAHQYAIMSAPTTAQYAAIEAMRNSDDDIEYMKNEYDMRRRYLVNALRQIGMDCFEPLGAFYVFPSIKKFGLSSEEFCERLIRQERCAVIPGNAFGELGEGFVRLSYAYSLENLKKAVERIEKFIKTL, from the coding sequence ATGATAGATTATAATAAGCTTTTATCTAAAAAAATACAGCAGGTAAAGCCTTCGGGTATCCGCCGTTTTTTTGATATTGCAGAGGAGCTTTCCGATTGTGTTTCTTTGGGTGTCGGTGAGCCTGATTTTGTTACGCCGTGGCATATACGCCGTGCAGGAATCCGTTCTCTTGAAGAGGGACATACTCACTATACGTCAAACTGGGGACTTATGTCCTTGCGTGAGGCAATATCGGAATATCTTAAGCGCCGTTTTGATATGACTTACTGCGCTAAAAACGAAATCGTTGTTACAGTCGGCGGCAGTGAAGCTATTGATATGTGCATCCGTGCCGTTGTAGACAATGGGGATGAGGTGCTTATTCCCGAGCCTTCTTTTGTGTGCTACAGCCCCATAACAAGTCTTTCAGGCGGTGTTCCCGTAGCTCTTCCCACCTATGAGAAGGACAATTTTAAGCTTACTGCTGAAACACTCAAAAAGGCTATTACCGAAAAGACCAAGCTTCTTGTGCTTCCTTTTCCCAACAACCCTACAGGTGCTGTTATGGAAAAAGAGGATTTGGAAAAAATAGCAGAGGTTATAAGGGACAAGGATATTTTAGTGCTGTCCGATGAAATTTATGCAGAGCTTACCTATAAGGGTAAGCATACGTCAATTTCCTGTATTGAAGGAATGTGGGAAAAGACTATAGTTGTAAGCGGCTTTTCAAAAGCTTTTGCTATGACAGGCTGGCGTTTGGGATATGCCTGCGGTCCTCGGGAAATAATAGAACAGATGACAAAGGCGCATCAATACGCAATTATGAGTGCGCCCACAACAGCTCAGTATGCTGCCATTGAAGCTATGAGAAACAGCGATGACGACATAGAGTATATGAAAAATGAATATGATATGAGAAGACGCTATCTTGTAAATGCTCTTCGTCAGATAGGAATGGATTGCTTTGAGCCCTTGGGAGCTTTTTATGTTTTCCCGTCAATCAAAAAGTTCGGACTGAGCAGTGAAGAATTTTGTGAAAGACTTATCCGTCAGGAAAGATGCGCAGTTATACCCGGCAACGCTTTCGGAGAATTGGGCGAAGGCTTTGTAAGACTTTCATATGCTTATTCATTGGAAAACTTAAAAAAAGCTGTTGAAAGAATAGAAAAATTTATAAAAACACTTTAA
- a CDS encoding LemA family protein — MKKLSGGIIALIVVGVILLIAVISGVSAYNGLVELEEGIKSKSSQIDNQLQRRADLIPNLVSTVKGYTTHETEAIEAVTSARAKLTGASDTEDRLEANDELSTALSRLLVIVENYPELKADTQFTALTDELSGTESRIATARKDYNDAVEKYNRKIRTFPANIFSGLFGFEKAEYFEADEGASKVPEVNFD, encoded by the coding sequence ATGAAAAAATTATCAGGTGGAATTATCGCTTTAATAGTGGTGGGAGTAATTCTTCTTATCGCTGTAATTTCTGGAGTTTCTGCATATAACGGATTGGTTGAGCTTGAAGAGGGAATAAAGAGCAAAAGCTCTCAGATAGATAATCAGCTTCAAAGAAGAGCAGACCTTATTCCTAACCTTGTTTCAACAGTAAAAGGATATACAACCCACGAAACAGAGGCTATTGAAGCGGTTACCTCTGCAAGAGCAAAGCTTACGGGCGCTTCTGACACAGAGGACAGATTAGAGGCAAATGACGAGCTTTCAACAGCTTTGTCAAGACTTTTGGTTATTGTAGAAAATTATCCTGAGCTTAAGGCTGACACTCAGTTTACAGCTTTAACAGACGAGCTTTCGGGAACAGAAAGCCGTATTGCCACAGCAAGAAAAGACTACAATGACGCTGTTGAAAAATATAACAGAAAAATCCGTACCTTCCCTGCAAATATTTTCTCGGGACTTTTCGGATTTGAAAAAGCTGAATATTTTGAAGCTGACGAAGGCGCTTCAAAGGTGCCGGAAGTAAATTTTGATTGA
- a CDS encoding TPM domain-containing protein gives MRKIAVFALVVMLFSISCFAQPAATSEFFVNDFADVLNEETENQILAIGAQLQKDTTAQLVAVTVDTTDGQEINEYTLNLGRKWGVGQEDKNNGVVLLVAVEDREISIQVGYGLEGRLNDSKVGRILDNYAVPYLKDNNFSEGLENAYKALTSEIYAEYDIEMPENFDLPEALPEEDEDIDILSVIIFIIVLLVIFSGGRFLPFFHFGGFHGGGFGGGFRGGSSGGGFRGGGGSFGGGGASRGF, from the coding sequence ATGAGAAAAATAGCTGTATTTGCGCTTGTTGTAATGCTTTTCAGTATAAGCTGTTTTGCACAGCCGGCGGCAACAAGCGAGTTCTTTGTAAATGATTTTGCAGATGTATTAAATGAAGAAACAGAAAATCAAATTCTTGCCATAGGCGCTCAGCTTCAAAAGGATACTACTGCACAGCTTGTGGCAGTTACTGTTGACACAACTGACGGGCAGGAAATCAATGAATATACTCTCAACTTAGGTCGTAAGTGGGGAGTGGGACAAGAGGATAAAAATAACGGTGTCGTTCTTTTGGTTGCCGTAGAGGACAGAGAAATAAGCATACAGGTAGGCTACGGTCTTGAAGGCAGACTTAATGACTCTAAGGTCGGACGTATTCTTGATAATTATGCTGTTCCTTATTTGAAGGATAATAATTTTTCTGAAGGATTGGAAAATGCTTACAAGGCTTTGACATCAGAAATATACGCAGAATACGATATTGAAATGCCCGAAAATTTTGACTTACCTGAGGCTTTGCCCGAAGAAGATGAAGATATAGATATACTATCTGTTATAATTTTTATAATTGTACTGTTAGTGATATTTTCTGGCGGTAGATTTTTACCCTTTTTCCATTTTGGAGGATTTCACGGCGGCGGCTTCGGCGGAGGCTTTAGAGGCGGAAGCTCGGGCGGCGGTTTCAGAGGAGGCGGCGGAAGCTTTGGCGGAGGCGGCGCTTCCAGAGGATTTTAA
- a CDS encoding thioredoxin reductase — MSNIVIIGSGPAGVSAALYTSRANIDTLVISNESSALLKAEKIENYYGFEEAISGKELHDNAIEGAKKAGARFVKEEVVGIGFEERLCVYTDKNKYSADSVIIATGASRKAPLIKGIAEFEGRGVSYCAVCDAFFYRGKNVAVIGNSSYALHEAKELLPVVNSVVLLTDGKPLEVETDIETINTKISEIIGNETVNGVLFEDNSKIEIDGLFVAIGVAGSTELAKKIGILTEKGKIVVDENMATNVPGIFSAGDCNGGLLQISKAVSEGAVAGTQAIKYIRGK; from the coding sequence ATGTCAAATATAGTTATTATAGGCTCAGGACCTGCAGGAGTTTCTGCAGCCTTATACACATCACGTGCAAATATTGATACTCTTGTTATTTCAAACGAAAGCTCTGCCTTATTGAAGGCTGAAAAAATCGAAAATTATTACGGCTTTGAAGAAGCAATTTCGGGTAAAGAATTGCACGACAACGCCATAGAGGGCGCAAAAAAAGCAGGCGCACGCTTTGTAAAGGAAGAGGTTGTGGGCATAGGCTTTGAAGAAAGATTATGCGTTTATACCGATAAAAATAAATACTCGGCAGACAGCGTTATAATAGCGACAGGCGCTTCAAGAAAAGCACCTTTAATAAAAGGAATTGCCGAATTTGAGGGCAGAGGCGTAAGCTACTGCGCCGTTTGTGATGCTTTCTTTTACAGGGGCAAAAATGTTGCCGTTATAGGTAACTCAAGCTATGCGCTTCACGAGGCAAAGGAGCTTTTGCCCGTTGTAAATTCAGTAGTTTTGCTGACAGACGGTAAGCCTCTTGAGGTAGAAACAGATATCGAAACAATTAATACAAAAATTTCGGAAATTATAGGAAACGAAACAGTAAACGGCGTTTTATTTGAAGATAACAGTAAAATAGAAATTGACGGTCTTTTTGTAGCAATAGGCGTTGCGGGAAGCACCGAGCTTGCCAAAAAAATAGGAATTTTAACTGAAAAAGGCAAAATAGTTGTCGATGAAAATATGGCAACAAATGTCCCCGGAATTTTCTCTGCAGGGGACTGCAACGGAGGACTTTTACAGATATCAAAGGCAGTCAGCGAGGGCGCCGTTGCAGGTACACAAGCAATAAAATATATCCGCGGAAAATAG